Proteins encoded within one genomic window of Sphingomonas sp. NBWT7:
- a CDS encoding TonB-dependent receptor — protein sequence MKAAYLAALLAGALFPVGVGAQTAQGTSDGSPNDPATNEAVPAALTETGDIVVTAQRRSQSILTVPIAITALGGEALADKGVTNSANLASAVPNLQVSSPYGNTQPNFSLRGISVANEYNSNQASPIGVYVDDVYLANRTAHGMGLFDLDRVEVLRGPQGTLFGRNTTGGAINFITRAPSLTRNEGYAEAGYGNYDTWTAQAAVEATMVEDQLGIRIAGNFAKGDGRIRNVAPGGRDANSQDTLQGRATLRFRPGGGPLDVKIKAYGGRDRGTQAAVHGLLPFRQGLDFFETNENWVGRNRTEAYGASATIAYEISPQVTLTSITSKDAGKQDLQQAADGSPLDILDINWRSNYDQFSEEARLNYDGGPVKLVAGGFYGFDKVETENTFNIGQALGPGVNGGFFQRYTQRRRSTAVFAQGDYELSRGLTLTLGGRYTWDRSRYDDGFAYLFAGDVGGAQLPLATTVPCPGVPGTCPYNPGARFALRGRNNALTGRVSLSYQFDDGPLVYASYNRGYRSGAFNGGGYTSSAGITYIAPERVNAYEVGAKGRFGALTLSAAGFYYDYSNQQVQDTRPGPVSFLVNAPKSEIYGAEAEAVLRLSPTISLNAALGYLHATYKELSLQGTDLSGNDLPFAPRFTAQGGVDLAVFRDGENALVFSPNVAFFTRQFFSPFNDTNVAGSQQNNAELQQGDFAKVNATLAWTIGRITLKAWGNNIFGRETYAYGLDLRGAGFPYNFLVPAAPRTYGGAVRITF from the coding sequence ATGAAAGCCGCCTATCTGGCCGCGCTGCTTGCCGGCGCTCTTTTTCCCGTTGGCGTAGGTGCACAAACTGCGCAGGGCACCAGCGACGGTTCTCCCAATGATCCGGCTACCAACGAAGCCGTACCCGCAGCGCTGACCGAAACGGGCGATATTGTCGTGACCGCACAGCGACGATCGCAATCGATCCTGACCGTGCCAATTGCCATAACGGCGCTTGGTGGCGAGGCGCTGGCGGACAAGGGCGTCACGAACTCAGCGAACCTCGCCAGTGCCGTGCCCAATCTTCAGGTATCGAGCCCATACGGCAACACGCAGCCCAACTTTTCGCTGCGCGGCATCTCGGTCGCGAACGAATACAATTCGAACCAGGCGTCGCCGATCGGCGTGTACGTCGACGACGTCTATCTAGCAAACCGTACTGCGCACGGCATGGGGCTGTTCGATCTCGATCGTGTAGAGGTGCTGCGAGGGCCACAGGGGACATTGTTCGGCCGCAACACGACGGGCGGTGCGATCAACTTCATCACGCGTGCGCCGTCGCTCACCCGCAACGAAGGCTATGCCGAGGCAGGTTACGGCAACTACGATACGTGGACGGCGCAGGCGGCGGTCGAGGCGACGATGGTCGAGGATCAGCTCGGCATTCGCATCGCGGGCAATTTCGCAAAGGGCGATGGGCGGATCCGCAACGTTGCCCCTGGTGGGCGCGACGCAAATTCGCAGGACACACTGCAGGGGCGTGCCACGCTCCGCTTCCGCCCCGGTGGCGGGCCGCTCGACGTGAAGATCAAGGCTTATGGCGGGCGCGACCGCGGAACCCAGGCGGCGGTGCACGGCCTGTTGCCATTCCGTCAGGGGCTGGATTTCTTTGAAACCAATGAGAATTGGGTCGGCCGCAATCGCACCGAAGCCTATGGCGCTTCCGCTACGATCGCCTACGAAATCTCGCCGCAAGTGACGCTGACGTCGATTACGTCGAAGGACGCCGGCAAGCAGGATCTGCAACAAGCGGCGGACGGATCGCCGCTCGATATTCTCGATATCAACTGGCGCTCAAATTACGATCAATTCAGCGAGGAAGCGCGCCTCAATTACGATGGCGGGCCGGTGAAGCTCGTCGCCGGCGGCTTCTACGGGTTCGACAAGGTCGAGACGGAGAATACCTTCAACATCGGTCAAGCGCTCGGACCTGGCGTCAACGGCGGCTTCTTCCAGAGGTACACTCAGCGGCGCCGCAGCACCGCAGTGTTCGCGCAGGGAGATTACGAACTCTCGCGCGGGCTGACGCTGACGCTCGGCGGCCGCTACACTTGGGATCGATCGCGCTACGACGACGGCTTCGCCTATCTGTTCGCCGGCGACGTAGGAGGCGCGCAGCTTCCCCTTGCCACGACCGTGCCTTGTCCCGGGGTGCCGGGAACCTGCCCGTACAATCCGGGTGCACGCTTCGCTCTGCGCGGACGCAACAATGCGCTGACCGGTCGCGTCTCGCTGTCCTATCAGTTCGACGATGGCCCGCTGGTCTATGCCAGCTACAATCGCGGCTATCGTTCGGGGGCGTTCAACGGCGGTGGCTACACGTCATCGGCAGGGATCACCTATATCGCACCAGAGCGCGTCAACGCCTATGAAGTCGGCGCGAAGGGACGGTTCGGTGCGCTGACGCTGTCTGCGGCGGGCTTTTACTACGATTACTCGAACCAGCAGGTGCAGGATACGCGGCCCGGCCCGGTGTCCTTCCTAGTCAATGCGCCAAAATCGGAGATTTACGGGGCGGAAGCCGAAGCGGTGCTGCGGCTGTCCCCGACGATCAGCCTGAACGCGGCGCTCGGCTATCTCCACGCGACGTACAAGGAACTGTCGTTGCAGGGCACCGATCTTTCAGGCAACGATCTACCCTTCGCCCCGCGCTTCACCGCGCAAGGCGGCGTCGATCTTGCCGTATTCCGCGACGGGGAGAACGCCCTCGTCTTCTCGCCCAACGTCGCTTTCTTCACGCGGCAGTTCTTCTCGCCGTTCAACGATACCAACGTTGCAGGATCGCAGCAGAACAACGCCGAACTGCAGCAGGGCGATTTCGCCAAGGTCAATGCGACTTTGGCATGGACGATTGGGCGCATCACGCTGAAGGCCTGGGGAAACAACATCTTCGGCCGTGAAACCTATGCCTATGGGCTTGATCTTCGCGGCGCCGGCTTCCCGTACAACTTCCTCGTTCCTGCCGCGCCGCGCACCTATGGCGGCGCGGTACGGATCACGTTCTGA
- a CDS encoding DUF927 domain-containing protein, translating into MNKYIYFNGIVSGIRTPKGRQMAKIQEDDCIHYEYMKELIGNPNGALAAMSDSGIIAFGKRGAEIRDAISGITEWEDEAVYETAGWNGDCFVYPDGRVFAPTGVQPGNPIFNCETERFASNGTLSGWLDEVAGPLAGQVVCEFMLGTMFAGPLRAFGEQSINPGFNLSGTNQDGKSSLVTVMASACGYPSTSGGNGYGLSFAGTDNGIEWEMQNYADLTMIIDEAALFGFGMSKTARGRALIDISMRLAEGREKYRYKVLSRRFRFNYVSTSNDDLIDMIADSGASQEMIDAVASRFLALPLKGRPHGIFDHLPPPYLTISDFVGPLLRAADRHHGHAMPHFLAGLVNLIAEDREGFRARFDYHLQQFREQAAAANPRKASRRTLQAFSLVYAAMRLAQHLGALPETFSPLQSTLACYNLHVNATLPPPRPMEVVAGLLRDSSVMVLKRGRDGRLSDRKFSKTKAFRMNKANGDVEFLMTGDVAEELFANWSTVRKTDKDIRKLLVREGDRYDTYRNVRKSQRDRMVCIRLRARSPLLTQA; encoded by the coding sequence ATGAATAAGTATATTTACTTTAACGGCATTGTATCTGGCATTCGGACACCGAAAGGTCGGCAGATGGCGAAAATCCAAGAGGATGATTGTATCCATTATGAGTACATGAAGGAGTTAATCGGCAATCCTAATGGCGCACTTGCCGCGATGAGCGACAGCGGCATCATCGCTTTTGGAAAGCGGGGTGCCGAGATCCGGGATGCTATATCCGGTATCACGGAATGGGAGGACGAAGCTGTTTACGAAACGGCGGGCTGGAACGGTGACTGCTTCGTTTACCCAGACGGTCGGGTTTTCGCGCCGACCGGCGTCCAACCTGGAAACCCGATCTTCAATTGCGAAACCGAGCGCTTCGCGTCGAACGGCACGCTCTCCGGGTGGCTTGACGAGGTTGCTGGCCCGCTCGCTGGCCAAGTGGTATGCGAGTTCATGCTCGGCACGATGTTCGCGGGTCCGCTGCGTGCGTTTGGCGAACAGTCGATCAATCCCGGCTTCAACCTCTCGGGGACGAACCAGGATGGTAAGAGCTCGTTGGTCACGGTCATGGCGTCCGCTTGCGGCTATCCTTCGACCTCCGGTGGCAACGGCTACGGCCTTTCATTCGCTGGCACCGACAACGGTATCGAGTGGGAGATGCAGAACTATGCTGATCTGACGATGATCATTGATGAAGCAGCTCTGTTCGGCTTCGGAATGTCCAAAACTGCTCGTGGGCGCGCATTGATTGACATCTCGATGCGCCTTGCCGAAGGCCGGGAAAAGTATCGCTACAAGGTTCTGTCTCGCCGATTCCGTTTTAACTACGTCAGCACCTCCAACGATGATCTGATCGACATGATTGCCGACTCCGGAGCTTCTCAGGAGATGATCGACGCGGTCGCAAGCCGGTTCCTCGCGCTTCCGTTGAAGGGGCGTCCTCACGGCATCTTCGACCACCTTCCGCCGCCCTACCTCACCATCAGCGACTTCGTTGGCCCGCTGCTGCGGGCTGCCGATCGCCATCATGGCCATGCCATGCCGCATTTCCTGGCAGGGCTGGTGAACCTGATCGCGGAGGACAGGGAGGGGTTCCGCGCACGCTTCGACTACCACCTCCAGCAATTCCGGGAACAAGCGGCCGCAGCTAATCCTCGAAAGGCATCAAGGCGCACCCTGCAGGCCTTCAGTTTGGTATACGCCGCTATGCGGCTGGCCCAGCATCTCGGCGCGCTTCCGGAGACGTTCTCGCCACTGCAATCGACCCTCGCGTGCTATAACCTGCACGTCAACGCGACCCTGCCCCCGCCGCGGCCGATGGAGGTAGTCGCCGGGCTGCTCCGCGACTCGAGTGTCATGGTGCTAAAGCGTGGCAGGGACGGTCGACTGTCTGACCGGAAATTCAGCAAGACCAAGGCATTTCGCATGAACAAAGCAAATGGCGACGTCGAGTTCCTGATGACCGGTGATGTTGCCGAGGAGCTGTTCGCGAATTGGTCGACGGTGCGTAAGACCGATAAGGATATTCGCAAGCTCCTCGTTCGCGAAGGAGATCGCTACGATACCTATCGTAATGTTCGCAAGTCGCAGCGCGACCGTATGGTCTGCATCCGCTTGCGCGCTAGGTCGCCTCTGCTGACCCAAGCGTAA
- a CDS encoding helix-turn-helix domain-containing protein: MPTRTIEPIAVSIATFSAMTDLGRTTAYNLIAQGKLKKVKVLGRTLITVASIDALLANGSEKAK, from the coding sequence ATGCCAACACGAACCATAGAGCCGATCGCAGTGTCGATCGCGACCTTCTCGGCGATGACCGACCTCGGCCGCACGACCGCGTATAACCTGATCGCACAGGGCAAGCTGAAGAAGGTAAAGGTGCTGGGTCGCACCTTGATCACGGTGGCGAGCATCGATGCGCTGCTCGCGAATGGCAGCGAGAAGGCTAAGTGA
- a CDS encoding DUF1134 domain-containing protein — protein sequence MRKLMVALGLVATMLSGVAPAQVRTIDPNQTIDGDLQGARVPPPPRAQQPSRTATPQPRASTPTYREPTYADDAAPDAARPPAPTAPAQQSERTPAQEQRAEATTQAATTFKRDDLIGAGEGVFGKGAEGFASIIEKILSEQGEPNAYIAGREAAGAFVVGLRYGSGIMTHKVEGQMPVYWTGPSVGFDVGGDANKVFVLVYNLYDTAELFRRFPAAEGRLYFIGGFAATYLRRGNVVLIPVRLGVGYRAGVNVGYMKFTPKSTWLPF from the coding sequence ATGCGCAAGTTGATGGTCGCCCTAGGGCTGGTCGCCACGATGCTGAGCGGGGTAGCACCGGCGCAGGTGCGCACGATCGATCCGAACCAGACGATCGACGGGGACCTGCAGGGTGCGCGCGTCCCGCCGCCGCCGCGGGCGCAGCAGCCATCGCGCACGGCAACGCCGCAGCCGCGCGCGTCGACGCCGACCTATCGCGAGCCGACCTACGCCGACGACGCGGCGCCCGACGCGGCCCGTCCGCCGGCGCCCACCGCCCCCGCGCAGCAGAGCGAGCGTACGCCGGCGCAGGAGCAGCGCGCCGAGGCGACGACGCAGGCCGCCACCACCTTCAAGCGCGACGATCTGATCGGCGCGGGCGAGGGCGTGTTCGGCAAGGGCGCCGAAGGCTTTGCGTCGATCATCGAGAAGATCCTGAGCGAGCAGGGTGAGCCCAACGCCTATATCGCCGGGCGCGAGGCGGCGGGCGCGTTCGTCGTCGGGCTGCGCTACGGATCGGGGATCATGACGCACAAGGTGGAAGGGCAGATGCCCGTCTACTGGACCGGGCCGTCGGTCGGCTTCGACGTCGGCGGCGATGCCAACAAGGTCTTCGTCCTCGTCTACAACCTCTACGACACCGCCGAGCTGTTCCGGCGCTTCCCCGCGGCGGAGGGGCGGCTCTATTTCATCGGCGGGTTCGCCGCGACGTATCTGCGGCGCGGCAACGTGGTGCTGATCCCGGTGCGGCTCGGCGTCGGCTACCGCGCGGGCGTCAACGTCGGCTATATGAAGTTCACGCCCAAATCGACCTGGCTGCCGTTCTAG
- the pyrC gene encoding dihydroorotase — MTERLTIRRPDDWHVHLRDGAMLQAVAAHTARQFARAIIMPNLTPPVTDAAAARAYRDRIVAALPEGCDFTPLMTCYLTDAADPDAIAAGHAEGVFTACKLYPAHATTNSAHGVTDIFALAPVLERMQAIGMPLLIHGEVTDRDIDIFDREAVFIDRTLQRLVRDFPALRIVLEHITTADAADCVTAAPDTVAATITPQHLIINRNAIFDGGLRPHAYCLPVAKRERHRLAVRAAAVSGSPKFFLGTDSAPHVVGAKESGCGCAGIFNAPFALESYLSVFEAEGALDRFEGFASEHGARFYGLPLNSGTVTLERVDTLVPALVGEGDTAVVPFHAGETLGWRLVA, encoded by the coding sequence ATGACCGAGCGCCTCACGATCCGCCGCCCCGACGACTGGCACGTCCACCTGCGCGACGGCGCGATGCTGCAGGCGGTCGCCGCGCATACCGCGCGCCAGTTCGCCCGCGCGATCATCATGCCCAATCTCACCCCGCCGGTGACCGACGCGGCGGCGGCGCGCGCCTATCGCGACCGGATCGTGGCCGCGCTGCCCGAGGGGTGCGACTTCACGCCGCTGATGACCTGCTATCTCACCGACGCGGCGGACCCCGACGCGATCGCCGCGGGGCATGCCGAAGGTGTGTTCACCGCGTGCAAGCTCTATCCCGCGCACGCGACGACCAATTCGGCGCACGGCGTGACCGACATCTTCGCGCTCGCCCCGGTGCTTGAGCGGATGCAGGCGATCGGTATGCCGCTGCTGATCCACGGCGAGGTGACCGACCGAGACATCGACATCTTCGATCGCGAGGCGGTGTTTATCGATCGCACGCTGCAGCGGCTGGTGCGCGACTTTCCCGCGCTCCGGATCGTGCTCGAGCATATCACCACCGCCGATGCGGCGGATTGTGTGACCGCCGCGCCCGACACCGTCGCCGCGACGATCACGCCGCAGCACCTCATCATCAACCGCAACGCGATCTTCGACGGCGGCCTGCGTCCGCACGCCTATTGCCTGCCGGTGGCGAAGCGCGAGCGCCACCGCCTCGCGGTGCGCGCCGCGGCGGTATCGGGCTCGCCCAAGTTCTTCCTCGGGACCGATAGCGCACCGCACGTCGTGGGCGCGAAGGAATCGGGCTGCGGCTGCGCGGGCATCTTCAACGCGCCGTTCGCGCTCGAAAGCTACCTGTCGGTGTTTGAGGCTGAAGGCGCGCTCGATCGGTTCGAGGGGTTCGCGAGCGAGCACGGCGCGCGCTTCTACGGCCTGCCGCTCAATAGCGGGACGGTGACGCTCGAGCGGGTCGACACGCTGGTGCCGGCGCTGGTGGGCGAGGGCGATACCGCGGTGGTGCCGTTCCATGCCGGTGAGACGCTGGGGTGGCGGTTGGTCGCTTAG
- a CDS encoding folate-binding protein YgfZ, with protein sequence MTDAAPAPPAETPATTLADRALIRLSGADVRGFLQGLVTNDVAGALPVWAALLSPQGKALFDFIVWADGDDLLLDAEADQADALAKRLTLYRLRRPITIARDDELAVHWSRGGDVGVPDPRLPDLGRRWIAPASAPAAGWHAHRLSLGVTEGVAELGSGETLWLECNARELGGVSFAKGCYVGQENTARMNYRSTVNRRLVVAPLAEAGPRTRARHPDLGMMVEHRRVEALGDALRPAWLQAALTVAAPSD encoded by the coding sequence ATGACCGATGCCGCCCCCGCCCCGCCTGCCGAGACCCCCGCGACGACGCTGGCCGATCGCGCGCTGATCCGCCTGTCGGGCGCGGACGTGCGCGGCTTCCTCCAGGGGCTCGTCACCAACGACGTCGCCGGGGCGCTACCGGTGTGGGCGGCGCTGCTGTCACCGCAGGGCAAGGCGCTGTTCGACTTCATCGTCTGGGCCGACGGCGACGATCTGCTGCTCGATGCCGAAGCAGACCAGGCGGACGCACTCGCCAAGCGGCTGACGCTCTATCGCCTGCGCCGCCCGATCACGATTGCGCGCGACGATGAGCTGGCGGTGCACTGGTCGCGCGGCGGCGACGTGGGCGTCCCCGATCCGCGCCTCCCCGATCTCGGGCGGCGCTGGATCGCCCCCGCGAGCGCCCCGGCAGCGGGCTGGCACGCGCATCGCCTCTCGCTCGGCGTCACCGAGGGCGTGGCCGAGCTCGGCAGCGGCGAGACGCTATGGCTCGAATGCAACGCGCGCGAGCTGGGCGGCGTCAGCTTCGCGAAGGGCTGCTACGTCGGGCAGGAGAATACCGCGCGGATGAACTATCGCTCGACGGTCAATCGCCGGCTGGTCGTCGCACCGCTCGCCGAAGCCGGGCCGCGGACACGCGCGCGCCACCCCGATCTCGGGATGATGGTGGAGCATCGCCGCGTCGAAGCGCTCGGCGATGCGCTTCGCCCAGCGTGGCTTCAGGCAGCGCTGACGGTCGCCGCGCCATCCGATTAG
- a CDS encoding LD-carboxypeptidase, producing the protein MKIGIVAPANTANPDMVAPLTALAAIAYPEVELVFHPQCWENDGHFAGPDARRAAAFLEFANDAAFGAIWFARGGYGSNRILARVMPQLNAAARVKKYVGYSDMGFLLGALYARRIGQVAHGPMPIDIMRRSGGGDATVARALGWIARGERQGLEPGLGKRPAAAFNLAILGALIGTPWLPDLTDHELLIEEVSEPLYNVDRLLFTMANATQLRGIAGVRLGAVTDVKDNSPRWGETLAAMIARWCANMGVPFLGPAEIGHTQTNRVVPFGMVAG; encoded by the coding sequence GTGAAGATCGGCATCGTCGCGCCGGCGAACACCGCGAACCCCGACATGGTCGCGCCGCTGACCGCGCTCGCCGCGATCGCCTATCCCGAGGTCGAGCTCGTCTTCCATCCCCAATGCTGGGAGAATGACGGGCATTTCGCCGGCCCCGATGCGCGGCGCGCGGCGGCGTTCCTCGAATTCGCCAACGATGCCGCATTCGGCGCGATCTGGTTTGCGCGTGGCGGCTACGGATCGAACCGGATCCTGGCGCGCGTGATGCCGCAGCTCAACGCCGCCGCGCGCGTCAAGAAATACGTCGGCTATTCGGATATGGGCTTCCTGCTCGGCGCGCTCTACGCGCGGCGGATCGGGCAGGTGGCGCACGGACCGATGCCGATCGACATCATGCGTCGATCGGGCGGCGGCGATGCGACGGTGGCGCGCGCGCTGGGCTGGATCGCGCGCGGCGAGCGGCAGGGGCTCGAGCCGGGCCTCGGCAAACGGCCGGCGGCGGCGTTCAATCTCGCGATCCTCGGCGCGCTGATTGGGACGCCGTGGCTGCCCGATCTTACCGATCACGAGCTATTGATCGAGGAAGTGTCCGAGCCGCTGTACAATGTCGACCGGCTGCTGTTCACGATGGCCAACGCGACGCAGCTGCGCGGCATCGCCGGCGTGCGGCTAGGCGCCGTGACCGACGTCAAGGACAACAGCCCACGCTGGGGCGAGACGCTGGCGGCGATGATCGCGCGGTGGTGCGCCAACATGGGTGTGCCGTTCCTGGGGCCGGCGGAGATCGGGCACACGCAGACCAACCGCGTCGTGCCGTTCGGGATGGTCGCGGGCTAA
- a CDS encoding glutamate ligase domain-containing protein: protein MHDGNIANARFFFVGVGGSGMMPLAMILAGRGAIVAGSDRGLDQGRVPAKFDDLAAKGVALFPQDGSGIVSPDQIVVASAAVEANVADIVAADRLGCRRMTRAELNATLFNASRVPIGVAGTSGKSTVTGMIARILHDAGRDPTVMNGAVMKDFARADRPFASALVGSGDAYVSEVDESDGSIALYRPRIAVLNNVSLDHKSLDELNALFAAFIGAAGMAIVNADNPDAAALALPLPRDRVTTFSLGGDADLVAREIVEEPFAVGFTLRDARVRLQVPGRHNVSNALAAIGAALAAGVPFDAAVAAIAAYTGLKRRFDLVGTAGGVAVIDDFGHNPDKIAATLATLHAFPGRLLVLFQPHGYGPLKAMRRELVETFVRGLNRNDLLVLPDPVYQGGTVSREVTSADLVGDIAAAGGAARHVPDRAAAAAHLVAQARPGDRIVVMGARDDTLPLLAAEMVAQLAARDKVA from the coding sequence ATGCACGACGGCAACATCGCGAACGCCCGCTTCTTCTTCGTCGGGGTCGGCGGATCGGGGATGATGCCGCTTGCGATGATCCTCGCCGGGCGCGGCGCGATCGTGGCCGGCTCGGATCGCGGGCTCGATCAGGGGCGCGTACCGGCGAAGTTCGACGATCTCGCCGCCAAGGGCGTCGCGCTGTTCCCGCAGGACGGCAGCGGCATCGTCTCGCCCGACCAGATCGTCGTCGCCTCCGCCGCGGTCGAGGCGAACGTCGCGGACATCGTCGCCGCCGACCGGCTCGGCTGCCGCCGCATGACGCGCGCCGAGCTCAACGCGACGCTGTTCAACGCCAGCCGCGTGCCGATCGGCGTCGCGGGCACCAGCGGCAAGTCGACCGTCACCGGCATGATCGCGCGCATCCTCCACGATGCGGGCCGCGATCCGACGGTGATGAACGGCGCGGTGATGAAGGATTTCGCGCGTGCCGATCGCCCCTTCGCCAGCGCGCTCGTCGGTAGCGGCGACGCCTATGTCAGCGAAGTGGACGAGAGCGACGGATCGATCGCGCTCTACCGCCCTAGGATCGCGGTGCTCAACAACGTCAGCCTCGACCACAAGTCGCTCGACGAACTGAACGCGCTGTTCGCCGCTTTCATCGGCGCGGCGGGGATGGCGATCGTCAACGCCGACAATCCCGATGCCGCCGCGCTCGCGCTGCCGCTGCCACGCGATCGGGTGACGACCTTCTCGCTCGGCGGCGACGCCGATCTCGTCGCGCGCGAGATCGTCGAGGAGCCGTTCGCGGTCGGCTTCACGCTGCGCGACGCGCGCGTGCGGCTGCAGGTGCCCGGGCGGCACAACGTGTCGAACGCGCTCGCCGCGATCGGCGCCGCGCTCGCCGCGGGCGTGCCGTTCGACGCCGCGGTCGCCGCCATCGCCGCATACACCGGGCTGAAGCGCCGCTTCGATCTCGTCGGCACGGCGGGCGGCGTCGCGGTGATCGACGATTTCGGACACAACCCGGACAAGATCGCCGCAACGCTGGCGACACTCCACGCCTTTCCCGGCCGGCTCCTCGTCCTGTTCCAGCCGCACGGTTACGGGCCGTTGAAGGCGATGCGGCGCGAACTCGTCGAAACCTTCGTGCGCGGCCTCAATCGCAACGACCTGCTCGTCCTCCCCGATCCCGTCTACCAGGGCGGCACCGTCTCGCGCGAGGTGACGAGCGCCGATCTCGTCGGCGACATCGCAGCGGCGGGCGGCGCGGCGCGCCACGTGCCCGATCGCGCCGCCGCCGCCGCGCATCTCGTCGCCCAGGCGCGGCCCGGCGACCGCATCGTCGTGATGGGCGCGCGCGACGATACGCTGCCACTGCTTGCCGCGGAGATGGTGGCGCAGCTCGCCGCACGTGATAAGGTCGCATGA
- a CDS encoding DUF6356 family protein, giving the protein MIRRLFLDHPASVGESYVEHFGVASRFGVRMVAGGLGALVHGVLPFACKSTGSRTIAMLHAEMVAKRTAKRDAETQLKTVEYVI; this is encoded by the coding sequence ATGATCCGCCGCCTGTTCCTCGACCACCCCGCCTCGGTCGGCGAGAGCTACGTCGAGCATTTCGGCGTCGCCTCGCGCTTCGGCGTGCGGATGGTGGCAGGCGGGCTCGGCGCGCTGGTCCACGGCGTCCTGCCCTTCGCGTGCAAGTCGACCGGCAGTCGCACGATCGCGATGCTCCACGCCGAGATGGTCGCCAAGCGGACGGCGAAGCGCGACGCCGAAACGCAGCTCAAGACGGTCGAATACGTCATCTGA
- a CDS encoding GNAT family N-acetyltransferase, producing the protein MSSAARSIDIRPLAATDLGAAVAIQDATYPAFLREPATAFASRLALGASYCFAAHIDGVLAGYLLAHGWQREAPPPIGAALIDDGARDVLFIHDLAVASAGRGTGIGRALVAQGITAAAVDGITAAELIAVEGASAFWAMLGFAQAPTSPALAAKVADYGPHARWMTRAIGLTSQPDGLA; encoded by the coding sequence ATGAGCAGCGCGGCACGATCGATCGATATCCGTCCGCTCGCAGCCACCGATCTCGGCGCGGCGGTGGCGATTCAGGACGCAACCTATCCCGCTTTCCTGCGCGAGCCGGCGACGGCCTTCGCCAGCCGCCTCGCGCTCGGGGCGAGCTACTGCTTTGCGGCGCATATCGACGGTGTGCTCGCGGGATATCTCCTCGCGCATGGCTGGCAGCGTGAAGCGCCCCCGCCGATCGGCGCCGCGCTGATCGACGATGGCGCGCGCGACGTGCTGTTCATCCATGATCTGGCGGTCGCGTCGGCGGGACGCGGCACGGGAATCGGCCGCGCGCTGGTGGCGCAGGGCATCACCGCCGCGGCGGTCGATGGGATCACGGCGGCGGAACTGATCGCGGTCGAGGGGGCGAGCGCCTTCTGGGCCATGCTGGGCTTCGCACAGGCGCCGACCAGCCCCGCGCTCGCGGCCAAGGTCGCCGACTACGGCCCGCACGCCAGGTGGATGACGCGAGCGATCGGGCTCACGAGCCAACCCGACGGCCTCGCCTGA
- a CDS encoding alpha/beta hydrolase: MTDAPRAASAPRPQTRPRLAYHLTEGAGPTIVFLPGYASDMEGTKALALERWAKASGRAFLRFDYAGCGASEGKFEDQSLADWRDDALAMIDQAVTGPVVLVGSSMGGWIMLLAALARPDRVAALVGIAPAPDFTDWGFSQDEKLYILQHGRLERPNPYGPAPTVYTRRFWQAGEASRVMHGPIAIDCPVRLLHGQRDPDVPWAQSTRLAELLRTGDVQLTLVKDGDHRLSRDADLALLIRTVEEVLP, from the coding sequence ATGACCGACGCCCCCCGCGCCGCCAGCGCGCCCCGCCCCCAAACCCGCCCGCGCCTCGCCTACCACCTCACCGAAGGCGCCGGGCCGACGATCGTCTTCCTCCCCGGCTATGCCTCCGATATGGAAGGTACCAAGGCGCTCGCGCTCGAGCGCTGGGCGAAGGCGAGCGGCCGCGCCTTCCTTCGCTTCGACTATGCCGGTTGCGGCGCGAGCGAGGGCAAGTTCGAGGATCAGTCGCTCGCCGACTGGCGCGACGATGCGCTGGCGATGATCGATCAGGCGGTGACGGGGCCGGTCGTGCTCGTCGGCTCGTCGATGGGCGGGTGGATCATGCTGCTCGCCGCGCTCGCCCGCCCGGATCGCGTCGCGGCGCTCGTCGGCATTGCGCCCGCGCCCGATTTTACCGACTGGGGCTTCAGCCAGGACGAGAAGCTCTACATCCTCCAGCACGGCCGGCTCGAGCGGCCCAATCCCTACGGCCCCGCCCCCACCGTTTACACCCGCCGCTTCTGGCAGGCGGGCGAGGCGAGCCGCGTGATGCACGGCCCGATCGCGATCGACTGCCCCGTCCGGTTGCTTCACGGCCAGCGCGACCCTGACGTGCCGTGGGCGCAGTCGACGCGGCTCGCCGAGCTGCTGCGTACCGGCGACGTTCAGCTGACGCTCGTCAAGGACGGCGACCACCGCCTGTCGCGTGACGCCGATCTCGCGCTGCTGATCCGCACGGTGGAGGAGGTATTGCCATGA